From Brucella pseudogrignonensis, a single genomic window includes:
- the lepB gene encoding signal peptidase I, which yields MSVSSKSETKKSGGIGETISVIVQALLLALVIRSLLFQPFSIPSGSMRPTLLEGDYLFVSKYAYGYSRYSLPFGLDLFNGRIWGAEPKRGDVVVFKLPSDTNIDYIKRVIGLPGDRVQMRGGVLYINDVAVKRERVGTIDNPDVTEVNRPVEVYRETLPNGVTYDTLDLAPNSIGDDTRVFEVPAGHYFMMGDNRDNSLDSRFGVGYVPYENLVGRANIIFFSIADKASPLEIWKWPSDVRFSRLFTWVSGEPHTAVTGN from the coding sequence TAAAAAATCGGGTGGCATTGGCGAAACCATCAGCGTTATCGTCCAGGCGCTGCTGCTGGCGCTGGTTATCCGCAGCCTGCTTTTCCAGCCATTCAGTATTCCGTCCGGCTCAATGCGCCCGACGCTTCTCGAAGGCGACTATTTGTTTGTGTCGAAATATGCCTATGGCTATTCGCGCTATTCACTGCCTTTTGGTCTTGACCTCTTCAATGGTCGTATCTGGGGTGCAGAACCGAAGCGCGGCGACGTTGTAGTTTTCAAGCTGCCAAGCGACACCAATATTGATTATATCAAACGCGTGATTGGCCTTCCGGGTGACCGCGTGCAGATGCGCGGCGGCGTGCTTTATATCAATGATGTTGCTGTTAAGCGTGAGCGCGTTGGCACCATTGATAATCCCGATGTTACGGAAGTTAATCGTCCGGTTGAAGTTTATCGCGAAACACTGCCAAATGGCGTGACTTACGATACGCTTGATCTTGCACCAAATTCCATTGGTGACGATACCCGCGTATTCGAAGTTCCTGCCGGTCATTATTTCATGATGGGCGACAATCGCGATAACTCGCTCGATAGCCGATTTGGTGTTGGCTACGTGCCTTATGAAAATCTCGTTGGTCGCGCTAATATCATCTTCTTCTCGATTGCTGATAAGGCAAGCCCGCTCGAAATCTGGAAGTGGCCATCTGACGTTCGGTTCAGCCGTCTTTTTACTTGGGTAAGTGGTGAGCCGCACACTGCTGTCACCGGAAACTGA